One genomic region from Longimicrobiaceae bacterium encodes:
- a CDS encoding metal-dependent hydrolase has product MAKLTWHGHSCFSLDTDEGTRILFDPWLDENPKADVRAADIEKLDYILVSHGHFDHFADCVELAKRTGATVVSTFELVSFCQSKGVENGHGMNVGGAHRFPFGRVKLTPALHTGSVAGDDEGAFTTDCSGFLVTLNGGTRLYHAGDTALTMDMQLLQGQVDVAILPIGDNFTMGPEDAARAVEFIRPRTVIPMHYDTFPLIEQDPEEFRRLVGDRAEVRVLEPGGSTEV; this is encoded by the coding sequence ATGGCGAAGCTGACCTGGCACGGACACTCCTGCTTCTCGCTGGACACCGACGAGGGGACCCGGATCCTCTTCGACCCCTGGCTCGACGAGAACCCCAAGGCGGACGTCAGGGCCGCCGACATCGAGAAGCTGGACTACATCCTGGTCTCCCACGGCCACTTCGACCACTTCGCCGACTGCGTGGAGCTGGCGAAGCGGACCGGCGCCACGGTGGTCTCCACCTTCGAGCTGGTCTCGTTCTGCCAGAGCAAGGGCGTGGAGAACGGCCACGGGATGAACGTGGGCGGGGCGCACAGGTTCCCGTTCGGCAGGGTGAAGCTCACGCCCGCGCTGCACACCGGGAGCGTGGCCGGCGACGACGAGGGCGCCTTCACCACCGACTGCTCCGGCTTCCTGGTGACGCTGAACGGCGGGACGCGGCTCTACCACGCCGGGGACACCGCCCTCACCATGGACATGCAGCTCCTCCAGGGCCAGGTGGACGTGGCGATCCTCCCCATCGGCGACAACTTCACCATGGGCCCGGAGGACGCGGCGCGAGCGGTGGAGTTCATCCGCCCCCGGACCGTGATCCCCATGCACTACGACACCTTCCCGCTGATCGAGCAGGACCCGGAGGAGTTCCGGCGCCTGGTGGGCGACCGCGCAGAGGTCCGCGTGCTGGAGCCCGGCGGCAGCACCGAGGTCTGA